The Mycolicibacterium aichiense region GCGCAGCTCGACGACACCCTCGACGAGCTCAACGCCAACCCCGAGTGCACCGGCTACATCGTGCAGCTTCCGTTGCCGCGCCATCTCGACGAGAACGCCGCGCTCGAACGGGTCGACCCGGGCAAGGACGCCGACGGGCTGCACCCCACCAACCTGGGCCGCCTGGTGCTCGGCAAGGCAGCCCCGCTGCCCTGCACGCCGCGCGGCATCGTGCACCTGTTGCGCCGCTTCGATGTGCCGATCGCCGGTGCGCACGTGGTGGTCATCGGCCGTGGTGTGACGGTCGGTCGCCCGCTGGGCCTGCTGCTCACCCGTCGTAGCGAGAATGCGACAGTGACGCTGTGCCACACCGGAACTCGTGATCTTCCTGAGCTGACCCGGCAGGCCGACATCATCATCGCCGCGGTCGGGGTGCCGCACATGCTGAAAGCGGAGATGGTGAAGCCGGGCGCGGCCGTCGTCGACGTGGGGGTGAGCCGGGTGGACGGCAAGCTCACCGGCGATGTGCATCCTGACGTCTGGGAGGTGGCCGGCCAGGTATCGCCCAATCCCGGCGGAGTGGGCCCGCTGACCCGGGCGTTCCTGCTGACCAACGTCGTCGAACTGGCCGAAGCCGCCCGGTGACGGGTCGCGCGAAGCGCCGACTGCCGACCGGTGCGGAGGCGGTCGACTTCACCAGGCGCGTAGTGCGTTCGCAATGGCCGATTCTCGGTGTCGGGCTGATCTTCGTGGTCGCCTTCGTCCTGGTGGCGGCCGGATTCTGGCGCCGGGGCTCATTACTGATCGGCATCGCGGTGGGGGCGGCCGCCGCGCTGCGGCTGGTGCTGACCGAGGACCGTGCGGGCCTGTTGGTGGTGCGCTCGCGGGGTGTCGACTTCGCAACGATGACGACGGTCTGCGTGATCATGGTGTACGTCGCCTCCACGATCGATCCGCTGGGGACGTCGTAGCCAAAAATTGCCTAACGGGCAATATTGCACGGTGTGAAACTTTGTGCGTACGCTGTCGGCATGGACGGATTGCGCGAACGCAAGAAGGCCGATACCCGCAGGGCGCTCAGTGACGCCGCGTTGCACTTGGTCTTCGAGCGCGGGCTGGACAACGTCACCCGCGAGGCGATCGCCGAGCGTGCCGGGGTATCGCTGCGCACGTTCAACAACTATTTCGCGGGCAAGTACGAGGCGATCGCCTACCGCCAGATCGAACGAATGCGGCGCAGCCTGAGCGCCTTTCGGTCGTGGCCCGCGGGCGAGTCGTTGTGGACGGCCATCACCGGGTCGGTGCTCGAGCCGCTGCTGGCCGAGATGGGCGAAGACTACGCGCCGACACGCCAGCAGCTCGACCAGCTCCTGGAGCTGAGCATGGCCATCGAGGTGCGTAATGCGTTGGCCAACAATCTGATGGCGGAATGGATCGAGGCGATCGCCGAGCGGACCGGGACCGACCCGGTGCGCGACATGTACCCCCGCCTCGTGGCCGCCAGCATCCGTGCCGTCGCCGAAGCCGCCATGGACACCTACATCGCCGCCGACCCGCCCGTTCCGATCGTCGGCTTGATGCGCCGCGGCTTCGCCGATGTCGTTGCGGGACTTCCCGAACCAAAGAGGAAATCGTCATGACCGAGAACCACGAAGTCGTCATCTCCGGCGCCGGACCCAACGGCCTGATGCTGGCCTGCGAACTGGCCCTGGCCGGGATCACCCCGGTCGTCCTCGACGCGCTGCCTGCTGCCAGCGACGAGCCCAAAGCCAACGGTCTTGTCGGACAGGTGGTTCGGATGCTCGATATGCGCGGGCTGTACTCCGCGTTCACCGGTGAGGACAGGCCGCAGGCCTTGCCGGGATGGATGTTCTCCGGGATGCAACTGGCCTATCCCGACCAGTCCACCAGCCCCATGTACGCGATGACGATGCCGCAGCCCCGGCTGGTCCGCCTGCTGGAGCAGCGTGCCCGCGACCTCGGCGTCGATCTGCGGTGGGGTCACGAACTGACGTCGCTCCAGCGTGGCGAGGACGGTGTCGCGCTCAGCGTCGCCACCCCCGACGGCGTCTACTCCCTGACCGCCGGGTACCTCGTGGGGGCCGACGGTGGCCGAAGTCTGGTGCGCAAGAGCGTCGGCATCGACTTCCCCGGCACCACGTCGGAGACCGTCGCGCGGCTGGCCCAGGTGGAGGTGCCCGACGAACTCCGTGCCCCCGACGGTGGCCTGAACATCCCCGGGGTCGGGCACATCGCGTTCGGGCACAACAGATTCGACAGAGGTATGGTGCTGGCCGGCAGCCTTCAGCCGGGCGTGCTGCTGGTCGGTACCCGGGAGGAAGGCCGCGCCGACGAGGATGGTCCGCTGACACTGGCGGAACTGCGCGCCAGTCTCCAGCGGATCTTGGGTGTCGATGTGCCGCTGGAGGAGCCACGAGGTCCCGGTCCGCACGCGAAGCGCCGCATCGACGGCCAGAACACCAGGCAGGCAGAGCATTACCGGGCCGGACGTGTCCTGCTGCTGGGCGACGCCGCCCACGTGCACTCGGCGATGGGCGGCCCCGGGCTGAACCTGGGCCTGCAGGACGCGGTGAACCTCGGCTGGAAACTGGCCGCCGCTGTCAACGGCTGGGCGCCGTCCGGACTGCTCGACAGCTATGAAACCGAGCGCCATCCGGTGGGCCGCCGCGTCATGATGCATTCGATGGCGCAGAGCGCGCTGATGGCTTCGGGCCCCGAAGTGGCCGAACTCCGTGCCCTTTTCACCGAGCTGATCGCCATCCCCGAGGTCACCCAGCACCTGGGGCGGCTGCTCGCCGGCGCGGACGTGCGTTACGACGTCGGCGACGACCACCCGCTGTCCGGCTACCTCGTGCCGGACCTGACGCTCGACGACGGGCGGCCGGTGGCGGGCCTGCTGCACGACGCCCGCCCGGTGCTGCTGGACATGTGCGGTGGTGCCGCCGCGGCGCAGGCGGGCGACTGGGCGGACCGCGTGGACATCGTGCAGGGACACCTGACCGAGGGCCCCACCGCCCTTCTCATCCGCCCCGACGGCTATGTTGCTTGG contains the following coding sequences:
- a CDS encoding bifunctional methylenetetrahydrofolate dehydrogenase/methenyltetrahydrofolate cyclohydrolase, which gives rise to MVAITLDGKLTRDEIFVDLKDRVAALTAAGHTPGLGTVLVGDDPGSHAYVKGKHSDCAKVGITSIRRDLPADVSQAQLDDTLDELNANPECTGYIVQLPLPRHLDENAALERVDPGKDADGLHPTNLGRLVLGKAAPLPCTPRGIVHLLRRFDVPIAGAHVVVIGRGVTVGRPLGLLLTRRSENATVTLCHTGTRDLPELTRQADIIIAAVGVPHMLKAEMVKPGAAVVDVGVSRVDGKLTGDVHPDVWEVAGQVSPNPGGVGPLTRAFLLTNVVELAEAAR
- a CDS encoding DUF3017 domain-containing protein, producing the protein MPTGAEAVDFTRRVVRSQWPILGVGLIFVVAFVLVAAGFWRRGSLLIGIAVGAAAALRLVLTEDRAGLLVVRSRGVDFATMTTVCVIMVYVASTIDPLGTS
- a CDS encoding TetR/AcrR family transcriptional regulator, whose translation is MDGLRERKKADTRRALSDAALHLVFERGLDNVTREAIAERAGVSLRTFNNYFAGKYEAIAYRQIERMRRSLSAFRSWPAGESLWTAITGSVLEPLLAEMGEDYAPTRQQLDQLLELSMAIEVRNALANNLMAEWIEAIAERTGTDPVRDMYPRLVAASIRAVAEAAMDTYIAADPPVPIVGLMRRGFADVVAGLPEPKRKSS
- a CDS encoding FAD-dependent monooxygenase: MTENHEVVISGAGPNGLMLACELALAGITPVVLDALPAASDEPKANGLVGQVVRMLDMRGLYSAFTGEDRPQALPGWMFSGMQLAYPDQSTSPMYAMTMPQPRLVRLLEQRARDLGVDLRWGHELTSLQRGEDGVALSVATPDGVYSLTAGYLVGADGGRSLVRKSVGIDFPGTTSETVARLAQVEVPDELRAPDGGLNIPGVGHIAFGHNRFDRGMVLAGSLQPGVLLVGTREEGRADEDGPLTLAELRASLQRILGVDVPLEEPRGPGPHAKRRIDGQNTRQAEHYRAGRVLLLGDAAHVHSAMGGPGLNLGLQDAVNLGWKLAAAVNGWAPSGLLDSYETERHPVGRRVMMHSMAQSALMASGPEVAELRALFTELIAIPEVTQHLGRLLAGADVRYDVGDDHPLSGYLVPDLTLDDGRPVAGLLHDARPVLLDMCGGAAAAQAGDWADRVDIVQGHLTEGPTALLIRPDGYVAWAADDFGPVDAQNLRIALSRWFGHREN